GGATTTCCTTCAATTCCTCGATAAAACGCTCTTTGTGCTCTTCCAGATATTCTTCCATTCCCGTGATTTCAAAAGAGAACAAATATAACTGCTCACACTCTAGAGACTGCCTCACGGTCAATCACCTAGAATGCAATGAATAGCAATCTGAGGATCGACCATCTAATGAATAGAAGTACTCAACTATGAATAGACGCAAATCGATTCAGCACGTATCTTTGATTCTTGTACCTCGACCAGAAATCATTGTCCGTGAGACATTTATACCTCATACTCTGTTTTGCTCTTGCCTTTGTGCCCAGAGAGGTGTCAGCACAGCTGAGCGTAGAAAGCACACAGACTGTGGAGTGGTATGTCCAGAATGTACTGCTAGGCTCGGGGGTAACGGCTACCAATATCACCTTCAACGGTCAGCCCGCAGATGAGATCAATCTGCAGTGTGGATATTTCCAAAGCAATGGGAGCTACATGGAGGTGGAGAGTGGATTGGTCCTCTCTACAGGTCATGTATATGGGGTTGATTTCGGTGGAGACTCAGTGATAGTAGGTGAACAGACCACCATCAATGTGGACAATGGTCAAGGAGATGACCCGGACCTCGAAGCCCTGGCCAACGATGATATCAATGACCAAGCGATCCTTGAATTCGATTTCGTACCTACCGGTGATACATTGAGATTCAACTATGTTTTTGGTTCGGAGGAATATCCTGAGTATGTCAATTCCTTCAATGACGCCTTTGGGTTCTTCTTGGCAGGACCCGGCATAAGTGGTACCTATAGCAGCCCGGCCGGATTCCCGAACGGCTCCATCAATATCGCTCTTATACCGGGTACGAATATTCCTGTGACCATCGACAACGTGAACAACGGGAACGCGAGTTGTTTTGGTGGTGGCCCTACCGGTCCATGCACCAACTGTGAGTTCTACATAGATAATTGCGATATCGAAGCAGACGCTTTGGACGGGACTACTACTGTACTGGAAGCCTTTGCTCTGGTGCAGTGTGGAGAGACCTATCACATAAAACTGGCCATAGGAGATGCTTTGGATTCAGCATTTGATTCTGCGGTATTCCTAGAAGAAGGCAGTTTCGCATCCGATCTGGTCGTTTCGGCCGATCTTTTCTCTTCTATCGGCCCCTATTCCGATGGCTTCTTATACGAGAACTGTGGTTTTGGGACCATTGTGTTCTCACGCCAAGGAGGAATAGAGGCAGAGTCCCTAGTGGAATTGGAGATCACCGGTGTGGCCGAGAATGGAGTGGATTATACCACCGTGCCTACGGAATTCATCTTCCCGGAAGGAGACAGTCTATATTACATGGATGTCTTCGCCATTTTGGATGGTCTGGTAGAAGGACTTGAGCTGGTAGAGATCACCATCTCCAATACCAGTGCCTCAGCCTGTGCTTCAGGAGCCATCACCTCCGAGTTCTCATTCTATGTGGCGGATGATCCCGAGCCGCTGGAGATCAGCACGGTCGATCATGCCATCGATTGCGGAGATCAGATCGAGATCACCGTAGATGTATCAGGCGGCTATGGGCAATATGTGTTCGATTGGAGCAACGGTATAACGGAACAGAGCCAGGTCATCTCTCCCGGTGTGACCACCGATTATATCATCACCGTGACCGATACCTGCAACGCAGGTTCGCAGATCGACACGGTGTCGGTCGATGTGCCGGTCTATCCTCCCGTTTCCGTAGAGATCGAGGATTCATTGGAACTGACCTGCTTGGAGTGGGTGGACATCTACCCGCTCAGTGTCAGTGGAGGGAACGGTACCTATACCTATCAGTGGATCCAAGACGGTGAGGTCATCGGGGAATCAGACCTCCTGAACTATCAAGGGACATCTACCAATACGCTCATCCTGCAAGTAATGGATGGCTGCTTCACTCCAGCTACGGATGAGATGCAGGTATTGGTCCCCATCATCCCCATCTACATCGATATCTCTGAAGACACGGTCATCTGTCTAGGTACCAGCGCCCAGTTGACCGCACTCGCATCGGGCGGAGAACCGCCCTTTGAATACGCATGGTCCCATCAAGGAGAGACCCAAGAAGACATCCTTGTCACTCCACGGGAATCAACTATCTACTCTGTAGAAGTCACGGATCTTTGCCAGAATACCGAAAGCGCAGAAGTAATCGTAGGGGTATCTGAGACCATTGCCAAATTCGCAATGGACGAGACGGGATACTATGGCGTGATCCTGGAGAATTTCTCAGATGGTGTGAACACAGATACACTCTACTTCGAATGGGATTTTGGTGATGGAACTGTCTCTACAGAAGCCTCTCCTACACATATCTATTACGACCTGAGCGACCAGACCATCATCCTGACGGCTACCAATGAGTATGGATGTACCGATACAGCCACCATCGATATCTCTGCTCCACCTACCATGTACATTCCCACTGGCTTCTCGCCCAATAATGACGGGATCAATGACCTCTTCAAGGTATACGGTGACGGGGTCGAGGATTTTCTGATGGTCATCTATGACCGCTGGGGACAAGAGGTGTTCCGCAGCGAGGATATCGATGAGACCTGGAACGGTAGAGGCCGTCAGAATAGCGGCTACTACGGTGAGAATGACAGTTTTGTCTACCACATCCGTGCTCGCTTGGAGGATGGTCAACGCATCGACAAAAGAGGCGTGATCACGCTACTCCGCTAGGTTTTCAACAAGGGGCTGTTCATAAGCCTCCTTCTTCCCTATCTTTGAGTCACTAATTCGCTGACGCTGTGAGATTTCCCTCCCTAGTGCTCTGCTTGCTCGTGCTGTGTTTTTCGAGCCAAGCCCAGCTAGTGGTCCACTCTTCTGAGAGTGTGGAGCACTATGTCAGTGAATACCTCATCGGTGGGGGACTCAGCATAGACAATGTCATCTTCAACGGATCACCAGCTGATCAGGCCTCCATACAATGTGGTTCATTCGACAGTGAACACAGCAATGTGGGCCTCACCCACGGACTCATCTTGAGCACAGGTGAAGTAGCCGGTGCCATAGGACCGAACAATTCCCCAGCGTGCACTGCTCCGGAAGCAGGCTTGGGGCTATCTGGAGATACCGATCTCGAATCTCTTGCTGGACCTGATACACATGACGCTGCCATACTGGAATTCGATTTTGTGCCTGAAGGTGATACCTTGGCCTTTCGCTTTGTCTTCGCATCCGAAGAGTACCCCGAATTCGCCAATACCATCTACAACGATGTCTTCGGCTTCTTCCTTTCAGGGCCTGGAATCCAAGGGGATTTTTCGAGTCCACTCAATTATCCCGATGGAGCTGTCAATCTGGCCGTACTCCCAGGTTCAGAAGTTCCTATATCGGTGAACTCGGTCAATAATGGAACAGCGGATACCGGCCCTTGTCAGAATTGCCAATTCCTTACTGTCAATCCCATTTCATCGGATCCTACTGCCATCCAGTATGATGGTATCCTCACTCCCATCCTGGTCAAAGTGCCTCTGCAGTGCGGTGAGACCTATCACATGAAATTGGCCATTGCCGATGTAGGCGATGACCATTACGACTCAGCCATATTCTTTGAGAAAGAAAGCTTCCAGACCGATGTGGCGCTAGAGGCTTCTCTGACCAGTCTATCCCCTATCGAGCTACCGGAAGGAGTTTCCTTCGAGGGATGCTCACAGGCAGAGATCGCAATCTCTCGAGCCACTTGGTGGGATAATGCCGAGACCATCTCACTGATCTCTCAGGGAACGGCTGAAGAGGGAACAGACTACTCTACACTACCTCCTTCTGTGACCTTCGAAGGGGCTATCGATCAGCACGTGCTTCCCATCACACTGTTCTCCGATTCTGAGGAAGAAGGAGTGGAGTCATTGTCCGTGCTCTTGAATTATTCCGGATGCGCGGAGGATCAGGTTCTAGAACTCAGCACTCTGGAAGTGTGGGACGGGCCCCAAGTGCTGGAAGTGAACTATGAGGCGACCAGTACGGATTGTCTTTCTCCGATAGAGGTATTGGTCAGTGCGACCGGAGGTCTGGGCTATTATTCATTCCAATGGAGCAATGGACAATCAGGGCCTGATATCACACTCGATAATTCAGGACCATTTCCACACCTCATCACTTCAGATACCTGTGTTGCTCCCGTGATGACCGTTCTGGAAATCGAGTTGAACAGTGGAGAACCGATATCTGCTTCTATTCCTGAGGAGATCGTGCTCAGCTGCGGTTAGAATGAACTGGAGGTCTTACCTATCATCGATGGCGGGACGGGCGAATTGGAATACGATTGGCGCTTTCAAGGTGAGCTGGTAGGCATAGGAGAGGAATTGAATACCACCGTGCTGGAATCCGGAATGCTGGAATTGA
This genomic stretch from Flavobacteriales bacterium harbors:
- a CDS encoding PKD domain-containing protein encodes the protein MRHLYLILCFALAFVPREVSAQLSVESTQTVEWYVQNVLLGSGVTATNITFNGQPADEINLQCGYFQSNGSYMEVESGLVLSTGHVYGVDFGGDSVIVGEQTTINVDNGQGDDPDLEALANDDINDQAILEFDFVPTGDTLRFNYVFGSEEYPEYVNSFNDAFGFFLAGPGISGTYSSPAGFPNGSINIALIPGTNIPVTIDNVNNGNASCFGGGPTGPCTNCEFYIDNCDIEADALDGTTTVLEAFALVQCGETYHIKLAIGDALDSAFDSAVFLEEGSFASDLVVSADLFSSIGPYSDGFLYENCGFGTIVFSRQGGIEAESLVELEITGVAENGVDYTTVPTEFIFPEGDSLYYMDVFAILDGLVEGLELVEITISNTSASACASGAITSEFSFYVADDPEPLEISTVDHAIDCGDQIEITVDVSGGYGQYVFDWSNGITEQSQVISPGVTTDYIITVTDTCNAGSQIDTVSVDVPVYPPVSVEIEDSLELTCLEWVDIYPLSVSGGNGTYTYQWIQDGEVIGESDLLNYQGTSTNTLILQVMDGCFTPATDEMQVLVPIIPIYIDISEDTVICLGTSAQLTALASGGEPPFEYAWSHQGETQEDILVTPRESTIYSVEVTDLCQNTESAEVIVGVSETIAKFAMDETGYYGVILENFSDGVNTDTLYFEWDFGDGTVSTEASPTHIYYDLSDQTIILTATNEYGCTDTATIDISAPPTMYIPTGFSPNNDGINDLFKVYGDGVEDFLMVIYDRWGQEVFRSEDIDETWNGRGRQNSGYYGENDSFVYHIRARLEDGQRIDKRGVITLLR